In a genomic window of Dehalococcoidia bacterium:
- a CDS encoding secondary thiamine-phosphate synthase enzyme YjbQ translates to MRAHIKVQTRGRESLEDITSEVREVVRRSGIVQGLCYLFVPHTTAGIIINENADPSVCQDILERLAALVPRNGRYHHLEGNADAHIKSSLVGQGAWVPVEGADLALGRWQGIFLAEFDGPRERTVIVTLIPTPGGAP, encoded by the coding sequence ATGCGCGCTCACATCAAGGTGCAGACACGCGGCAGGGAATCCTTGGAGGACATCACCTCCGAGGTGAGGGAGGTGGTGCGAAGAAGCGGCATCGTTCAGGGCCTTTGCTACCTCTTCGTGCCTCACACCACCGCCGGCATCATCATTAACGAGAACGCCGACCCTTCGGTATGTCAGGACATCCTAGAGCGTCTGGCGGCCTTGGTGCCCCGCAACGGCCGCTACCATCACCTGGAGGGCAACGCCGACGCCCACATCAAGAGCAGCCTAGTAGGGCAGGGGGCCTGGGTCCCTGTGGAGGGAGCCGACCTGGCCCTGGGCCGCTGGCAGGGCATCTTCTTGGCCGAGTTCGATGGACCACGGGAGAGGACCGTCATCGTCACCTTGATACCCACCCCGGGAGGAGCGCCATGA
- the thiD gene encoding bifunctional hydroxymethylpyrimidine kinase/phosphomethylpyrimidine kinase, translated as MDRTPCVLSIAGSDPSGGAGIQADLKTCAALQVYAATVVTAVTVQDTAGVREVFPLPAALVAAQLDAIARDMALASVKTGMLATAETVEVVAAKVREHSLPHLVVDPVISSHDGFPLLTDDGIEALRRLLLPLATVVTPNLPEAERLVGHPLGDPSDMRLAAKEIRSLGPKLVVVKGGHGEGPLAVDLVYDGQAYLELSAPRLQGVAAHGTGCTFATAIAAFLARGMEPLEAVRQAKDFVAQALAHAFPVGRGRRPLHHFWAWWRAPPERAS; from the coding sequence ATGGACCGCACCCCATGCGTATTGAGCATCGCTGGCTCCGACCCCAGTGGGGGGGCAGGTATCCAGGCCGACCTCAAGACCTGTGCCGCGCTGCAAGTCTATGCGGCCACGGTGGTCACGGCCGTCACCGTTCAAGATACCGCGGGGGTCAGGGAAGTATTTCCCCTGCCCGCTGCCTTGGTGGCTGCTCAATTGGACGCCATTGCTCGTGACATGGCCTTGGCATCTGTCAAGACGGGCATGCTGGCCACGGCGGAGACAGTGGAGGTGGTGGCTGCCAAGGTGCGGGAACACTCCCTCCCCCACCTGGTGGTGGATCCCGTTATCTCCTCCCACGATGGCTTCCCTCTCCTCACGGATGACGGGATAGAGGCCCTGAGGCGTCTCCTCCTCCCCCTGGCCACAGTGGTCACCCCTAACCTGCCGGAGGCGGAGAGGCTGGTGGGTCACCCCCTGGGGGATCCGTCTGACATGCGGTTGGCAGCCAAGGAGATCCGGTCCCTTGGGCCAAAACTGGTGGTCGTGAAAGGTGGGCATGGCGAGGGGCCGTTGGCAGTGGACCTTGTCTATGACGGCCAAGCCTATCTGGAGCTCTCGGCCCCCCGGCTGCAGGGGGTGGCGGCCCATGGCACCGGCTGTACCTTCGCCACGGCCATCGCTGCCTTCCTGGCGCGGGGGATGGAGCCCCTGGAGGCTGTGCGCCAGGCCAAGGATTTCGTGGCCCAGGCCCTGGCCCATGCCTTCCCCGTGGGTCGGGGGCGGCGGCCTTTGCACCACTTCTGGGCCTGGTGGCGGGCTCCCCCGGAAAGGGCGAGTTGA